From a single Ruegeria sp. HKCCD4315 genomic region:
- a CDS encoding ester cyclase produces MSGFSAEKQVIKEFYEQLDRSETGAEHKVLSEYYSSNHIWRGFHPFDEIRGPQAVADTFWTPLRASLTQLQRRQDVFMAGANEMDDFSSVWVVSMGHLMGLFDTPWLGIAPTGKLAFLRYCEFNRVEDGKITETAMYFDVPHLMLQAGLQPFPPQTAAQLVQPGPMTHDGLMFDPQPPEEGEQTLAAINAMISDLGQWNSGLNLEDELRRTWHEDMLWWGPTGIGATYTIERYAKQHAGPFRAGFTDRSKTKHLCRMAEGHYGGFFGWPNFTARPTGGFMGMPATDKAGEFRVIDIYRRAGDKLAENWIFIDLLHFWKQQGVDILGRMQQVPRT; encoded by the coding sequence ATGTCCGGGTTCTCGGCAGAAAAGCAAGTAATCAAAGAGTTTTATGAGCAACTGGACCGCTCCGAAACAGGAGCGGAACACAAGGTTCTGTCAGAGTACTACAGCTCGAATCACATCTGGCGCGGGTTTCATCCGTTTGACGAGATACGCGGACCTCAGGCCGTTGCAGATACCTTCTGGACGCCCCTGCGCGCATCGCTGACGCAATTACAAAGGCGGCAGGATGTCTTCATGGCAGGCGCCAACGAAATGGACGATTTCTCGTCTGTCTGGGTGGTGTCGATGGGACATCTGATGGGCTTGTTCGATACGCCCTGGTTGGGTATCGCGCCAACCGGTAAGTTGGCTTTTTTACGCTATTGCGAATTCAACCGTGTGGAAGATGGCAAGATCACCGAAACAGCGATGTATTTCGATGTTCCACATCTAATGTTGCAAGCCGGGCTGCAACCCTTCCCGCCGCAAACCGCTGCCCAACTGGTACAGCCCGGACCAATGACCCATGACGGGCTGATGTTTGACCCCCAACCCCCAGAGGAAGGTGAACAGACTCTGGCGGCGATCAACGCGATGATCTCGGATCTGGGTCAATGGAACAGCGGGCTGAACCTTGAGGATGAACTGCGCCGCACATGGCACGAAGACATGTTGTGGTGGGGACCCACAGGGATCGGCGCGACCTACACGATTGAGCGCTACGCCAAGCAACATGCAGGGCCGTTCCGCGCAGGTTTCACCGACCGGTCAAAGACCAAACATCTCTGCCGCATGGCCGAGGGGCATTATGGTGGCTTCTTCGGCTGGCCCAACTTCACCGCCCGCCCTACCGGAGGCTTCATGGGCATGCCCGCCACAGACAAGGCCGGAGAATTCCGAGTGATCGACATTTACCGTCGCGCGGGTGACAAGCTGGCTGAAAACTGGATTTTCATTGACTTGCTGCATTTCTGGAAACAGCAAGGCGTAGACATTCTGGGACGTATGCAACAGGTGCCGCGCACATGA